The genomic window AGCAAAAAGCAAAGTTTATGTAAAAATCTGGCGGAGAGGACAGGATTCGAACCTGCGGAAGGCAAAATTGCCTTCAGCTGATTTCGAGTCAGCCGCCTTCAACCACTCGGCCACCTCTCCAAATATGGATTGTAAACAATTTATGCTAAAAATCAATTATATTGATCCTTAACGATTTTTTCGGACTTGATATAAACTTGCCCACTAAATAGAGCTATTAGCTTTTTATCGGATTTTCTCTCAATTATAATTGAATAAATACCAATTTTTTTTGTTCTATTTAATTCTTTGGCTGTTGCAATAAGTATATCGCCTTGCTTGGCTGCGTTTGCAAAATTAATGTTTGCTGATATTGCAAGTGCAGTATTGCCATAAATATTTGAAGCAACAGCAAATGTATAGTCAGATAAAGAAAAAATTACACCCCCATGGCAAACACCCGCAGCGTTTAACATATCTTTTCTTACAAGCATTTGTGTACAAACATAGCCTTCTTTTGCTTCAATTACTTCGATACCAAGCCATTTACTGACCTGATCGTTGTTTTTCATAAATTCTACTACATTCATTTTTTCTCCTAAATCAAGAATTATTTAACTTAAAATTAATAGGTATAACAATTTTTACATTTTTATCTAATTTAACAAGTGGCTCTATTTTTTTGATTGCTTTCATTGCGCTTTTATCTAAAATGGAATATCCTGAACTTTTTACAATTTCAATATCCTTTATTATCCCATTATCTATAAGAAAAGAAATGACAACTGTACCTTCATAGGAATTCCTTCTTGCTAAATAAGGGTATTTCAGGTGTTCTTCTATTAGTTTTCTTAAAAATGTGTAATCTTCCCTTGAAGCACTTTGAAAAGAATTTGTTGCTTGGGTGGTTTGAATGTTTTGAGTAGTTTGAACAGCAGTACCTTTAGAACTTTTAGTATTAGATTCATTGTTACTAATTGTATCTGGACGAACAATTGCATTGTTTGTTTTTTCAATTTTATCTGTTTTGTCAGCAGTTTTTAAATCACCTGTTTTTTGTATTTCTTGTTTTGGAAATACCTTATTATTGATTTTTTCTTTTGGAATCGATTTCTGACTGATTAAAATATTTTGCTTTTTTTGAGCTAAAGTTTTGTTTTTTACATGTAAAATTTTATCATCTGTTTTTGGTTGGCTAATTCCTAACAAAACAACTTCAATGGGTTTTTTTATAGGCTTATAAAATCCGCTTAAAAGCTTAATGCCAAGTGCAAAAAATATTACGTTGACAAATATGGATAAAGCTAATGATGATATAAAGGTTTTCTTTGTGTAAAATTTTTCCATAATTGATTGGAATGTACCAAAAAAACTTTCATTAGTCAATAAAATATGCTTTATATTCAATGTTTTTTTAAAATATAATATGCTTTAATAAATATACCGTTACTTGCATTAATTTATTTATTTTTTTGTTGACAATTCAATTAAATATATGTAAAGTGGAATGAAGTGGAATAAAGTGGAATGCTAAGAGGACGTTTTGAGTGCATTTTAGATGATAAAGGTAGAATAAAAATACCTTCTAAGTTTTTAGAAACCTTAAAAGGAAGTGGTGTTAACGTGCTAGTTATGACATTTTTTGACCAATCCATATACGCCTATCCTAAAAATATATGGGAAGAATTAGAATCAAAAGCATTAAATTTGCCTTTAACAAATAAATCTGCACGTAGATTTAAACGAATGTTTTTTTCTAGTGCAATTGATGTAAACCTTGATTCGCAAGGAAGAATAATTATACCTCAAACTTTGCGACAGTTAGCAAATATAGAAAAAAATATTGTAGTGCTTGGTAATTTAGACCATATAGAATTATGGTCTGCCCAAAATTGGCAGCAGGAAATGGATTTATTAATGCAAGATGAAGAAAAATTAGCTCAAGAAATTGAAAGTCTGGGCATAAAACTGTGATACACAAAAGTGTCTTACTAGCAGAATCAATGGAGTTTTTACAACCAAAGAGAGGTTCGATGTATTTAGATTTAACATTTGGTGGAGGCGGACACACCGAACAATTATTAAAACTTAGCGCTCCAGACGGTGTTGTAGTGGCTTTTGACCAGGATCCTACAGCAATTGAAATTGCTCTAAAATTAAAAGAAGTTTACAAAGATAGACTTGTTGTTGTAAAAGAAAATTTTTCAAATTGCTATAGTTTACTTAAAGGAATGGGCTTTGATTTATTTGATGGAATAATAATGGACATTGGTGTGGCTTCTTTTCAGCTAGATGATGCACAAAGAGGATTTAGTTTTTTAAAAGATGGACCTCTTGATATGAGAATGAATAAAGATAATCCACTAAGTGCAAGAGAAATTATTAACAATTGGAGCAGACAGGAACTAGAACAAATTATTCGCAATTATGGTCAAGAGCGGTTTGCAAAAAGAATTGCTTTAAAAATTGAAGAAAGTAGATTAAAAGCACCAATTGAAACTACAATTGAGCTTGCTAAAATTGTAAAAGAAGCTGTACCGGCACACTTTTATAAAAAGATTCACCCTGCAACAAAAACATTTCAAGCACTAAGGATTGTAGTAAATTCAGAACTTGATAGTTTAAAAAAAGGCTTAAATAGCGCAATTAAACTATTAAAGCCACACTCAAGATTAGTTGTAATCAGTTTTCATTCGCTTGAAGATAAAATTATTAAAGACACTTTTAAAAATTTTTCACAACAAAAAATTTTATCCATTCTTACAAAAAAACCTATTGTACCATCTTTGCAAGAAATTAATGAAAATCCAAGATCTCGCAGCGCAAAATTAAGATGCGTTGAAAAATTGGAGGTAATAAATGATTGATTACTCGAATTATTGGCTTGAAAATACCAAAACTTTTGAAACAACACAGGAATCCGTTAGTTTTGCTCCAATTGTTTTAAGCAAAAGATTATTAATTTTAAGCTCTATTTTTTTATTTTTAATTATGCTAAATGTAATTATTGCTCTTAAAGCATCTGTGTTAAATTACAATATTAGTTATCAAGAAAAAATACTTAAAAACTTGCAAATAGAAAAAGCGGCACTTTTAAAAAAATCTGACCATCTGCTTGGTACAGATAAAGAGTTAATTCAAGCAAGTAAGCTTGGTTTAAAACCTATAAATACAAGCCAGTTAATGTTTTATCAGTGAAAAAAACACGTTTTAATTTTTTATTTTTTTTAATTATAGCTGGATTTTTTTTGGTTGCTTTTAAGGCTTTTTTGGTTCAAATAGTAGATAACAAAAACTATAGACTTGCTTATGCAAAATGTGTTGAGCCACTAATATATATTCAGGGTAAAAGAGGGTATATTTATGATTGTAACAACAAAACGCTTGCGTTGGATATTCCATCTTATCAGTTGTTTGTAGACCCAAAATTTTATACTGAATATAATAAAACCGATGATAAAAACTTTTTTAATTATATCAATTCTCACTTTCAACTTAACATAAAAAATATAATCGAGCAAAACAAAAATACACGATATTTTAATATTGGTACGATTAAGCCTAAAGA from Desulfurella sp. includes these protein-coding regions:
- a CDS encoding hotdog fold thioesterase — translated: MNVVEFMKNNDQVSKWLGIEVIEAKEGYVCTQMLVRKDMLNAAGVCHGGVIFSLSDYTFAVASNIYGNTALAISANINFANAAKQGDILIATAKELNRTKKIGIYSIIIERKSDKKLIALFSGQVYIKSEKIVKDQYN
- a CDS encoding energy transducer TonB; the encoded protein is MEKFYTKKTFISSLALSIFVNVIFFALGIKLLSGFYKPIKKPIEVVLLGISQPKTDDKILHVKNKTLAQKKQNILISQKSIPKEKINNKVFPKQEIQKTGDLKTADKTDKIEKTNNAIVRPDTISNNESNTKSSKGTAVQTTQNIQTTQATNSFQSASREDYTFLRKLIEEHLKYPYLARRNSYEGTVVISFLIDNGIIKDIEIVKSSGYSILDKSAMKAIKKIEPLVKLDKNVKIVIPINFKLNNS
- the mraZ gene encoding division/cell wall cluster transcriptional repressor MraZ — encoded protein: MLRGRFECILDDKGRIKIPSKFLETLKGSGVNVLVMTFFDQSIYAYPKNIWEELESKALNLPLTNKSARRFKRMFFSSAIDVNLDSQGRIIIPQTLRQLANIEKNIVVLGNLDHIELWSAQNWQQEMDLLMQDEEKLAQEIESLGIKL
- the rsmH gene encoding 16S rRNA (cytosine(1402)-N(4))-methyltransferase RsmH produces the protein MIHKSVLLAESMEFLQPKRGSMYLDLTFGGGGHTEQLLKLSAPDGVVVAFDQDPTAIEIALKLKEVYKDRLVVVKENFSNCYSLLKGMGFDLFDGIIMDIGVASFQLDDAQRGFSFLKDGPLDMRMNKDNPLSAREIINNWSRQELEQIIRNYGQERFAKRIALKIEESRLKAPIETTIELAKIVKEAVPAHFYKKIHPATKTFQALRIVVNSELDSLKKGLNSAIKLLKPHSRLVVISFHSLEDKIIKDTFKNFSQQKILSILTKKPIVPSLQEINENPRSRSAKLRCVEKLEVIND